The Pongo abelii isolate AG06213 chromosome 23, NHGRI_mPonAbe1-v2.0_pri, whole genome shotgun sequence genome includes a window with the following:
- the LOC100435859 gene encoding chronophin isoform X3, with protein MARCERLRGAALRDVLGRAQGVLFDCDGVLWNGERAVPGAPELLERLARAGKAALFVSNNSRRARPELALRFARLGFGGLRAEQLFSSALCAARLLRQRLPGPPDAPGAVFVLGGEGLRAELRAAGLRLAGDPGDDPSAGDGAAPRVRAVLVGYDEHFSFAKLREACAHLRDPECLLVATDRDPWHPLSDGSRTPGTGSLAAAVETASGRQALVVGKPSPYMFECITENFSIDPTRMLMVGDRLETDILFGHRCGMTTVLTLTGVSRLEEAQAYLAAGQHDLVPHYYVESIADLTEGLED; from the exons ATGGCGCGCTGCGAGAGGCTGCGCGGAGCGGCCCTGCGCGACGTGCTGGGCCGGGCGCAGGGGGTCCTGTTCGACTGTGACGGGGTGCTGTGGAACGGCGAGCGCGCCGTGCCGGGCGCCCCGGAGCTGCTGGAGCGGCTGGCGCGGGCCGGCAAGGCGGCTCTGTTTGTGAGCAACAACAGCCGGCGCGCGCGGCCCGAGCTGGCCCTGCGCTTCGCGCGCCTCGGCTTCGGGGGGCTGCGCGCCGAGCAGCTCTTCAGCTCCGCGCTATGCGCCGCGCGCCTGCTGCGCCAGCGCCTGCCCGGGCCTCCGGACGCGCCGGGCGCCGTGTTTGTGCTGGGCGGCGAGGGGCTGCGCGCCGAGCTGCGCGCCGCGGGGCTGCGCCTGGCCGGGGACCCGGGCGACGACCCGAGCGCGGGGGACGGCGCGGCCCCGCGTGTGCGCGCCGTGCTTGTGGGCTACGACGAGCACTTCTCCTTCGCCAAGCTGAGGGAGGCGTGCGCGCACCTGCGCGACCCCGAATGCCTACTCGTGGCCACCGACCGTGACCCATGGCACCCGCTGAGCGACGGCAGCCGGACCCCTG GCACCGGGAGCCTGGCTGCTGCAGTGGAGACGGCCTCAGGACGCCAGGCCCTGGTGGTGGGCAAGCCCAGCCCCTACATGTTCGAGTGCATCACGGAGAACTTCAGCATCGACCCCACACGCATGCTTATGGTGGGTGACCGCCTGGAGACCGACATCCTCTTCGGCCACCGCTGCGGCATGACCACTGTGCTCACGCTCACAGGAGTCTCCCGCCTAGAAGAGGCCCAGGCCTACCTAGCAGCCGGCCAGCACGACCTCGTGCCCCATTACTATGTGGAGAGCATCGCAGACTTGACAGAGGGGTTGGAGGACTGA